In Paroedura picta isolate Pp20150507F chromosome 6, Ppicta_v3.0, whole genome shotgun sequence, one genomic interval encodes:
- the SLC67A2 gene encoding major facilitator superfamily domain-containing protein 9 isoform X2 gives MENGRPRRPSARPPPPACPGMARPAATSASAGAARPLRLPPGLCVVGFLDFFGVSMVVPLLSLHIKSLGASPTVAGVGLYMDCCSSFPAPWWDLGVIQSEDHIVYFPAFCSVQWVILSSACPQTCFYLLLPGLLLRERLLVLGHFNAASNFGFILGPMVGGYLTELEDGFHLTAFICASIFILNAGLCWMLLSYEENVPGNKGVSSQEARSSPSAEAKQSLPIRSSISHEAVKCHIVSRSSWTAVVSVLKNLGSIANSDLWDIFLVRLLMSISVMLYHSNFVLALEERFGMKPKLTGYLISYSSTLGVVAGFLLGPIARLYQHNNYAILFRSTILTSSLLMLYSVSASVWTVILSSTILAFSTTVGRTCMTDLELSLGGSQASGMLLGIGQSVSAVGRIVAPILSGIAQEFSPCGPPSLGVVLGSVAVLIMFLNQPRYLSNRGSKLKIA, from the exons ATGGAGAATGGGCGCCCCAGGAGGCCCTCGGCGCGGCCGCCCCCTCCTGCCTGTCCCGGGATGGCGAGGCCCGCGGCGACGTCGGCCAGCGCCGGGGCGGCCCGGCCCCTTCGCCTGCCGCCGGGGCTGTGCGTGGTGGGCTTCCTG GATTTCTTTGGCGTCAGCATGGTTGTCCCCTTATTAAGCCTTCACATCAAGTCTTTGGGAGCAAGCCCAACCGTGGCAGGAGTG GGTCTTTATATGGACTGCTGCAGCTCTTTTCCAGCACCTTGGTG GGATCTTGGAGTGATACAGTCGGAAGACCACATTGTctactttcctgcattctgttcaGTGCAGTGGGTTATTTTGTCCTCGGCATGTCCACAAACGTGTTTCTATTTGCTGTTGCCCGGATTATTGTTG AGAGAGCGCCTTCTCGTCTTAGGACACTTCAACGCAGCCTCGAATTTTGGATTCATTCTTGGACCAATGGTTGGAGGCTACCTTACTGAGCTCGAGGATGGCTTCCACCTGACAGCTTTCATCTGCGCTTCGATTTTCATCCTGAATGCTG GCCTTTGCTGGATGCTGCTATCGTATGAAGAAAACGTTCCAGGTAACAAAGGGGTCAGTAGCCAAGAAGCAAGATCCAGCCCCTCAGCAGAAGCCAAACAAAGCCTGCCGATTAGATCTTCCATATCTCATGAAGCTGTGAAGTGTCATATTGTTAGCAGATCATCTTGGACTGCAGTGGTATCTGTGCTGAAGAATCTTGGCAGCATTGCAAATTCTGATCTGTGGGATATTTTTCTTGTGCGACTACTGATGTCCATTTCAGTCATGCTGTACCACAGCAACTTTGTCTTGGCACTCGAAGAAAGATTTGGGATGAAGCCCAAGCTCACTGGATACCTCATAAGCTACAGCAGCACGCTGGGAGTAGTGGCTGGCTTCCTGCTTGGACCAATCGCAAGGCTGTATCAGCACAATAACTATGCCATTTTATTCCGATCCACCATCCTCACTTCATCCTTGCTAATGCTGTATTCTGTATCTGCCAGTGTATGGACGGTgatcctgtcctccaccattctgGCGTTTTCAACTACTGTTGGACGTACTTGCATGACTGACCTTGAGTTGAGTCTGGGCGGGAGCCAGGCCAGTGGCATGCTCCTGGGCATTGGTCAATCTGTGTCAGCTGTGGGCCGCATAGTGGCCCCTATTCTCTCAGGGATTGCCCAGGAGTTCAGCCCGTGTGGACCCCCCAGTCTTGGGGTTGTGTTGGGGTCTGTTGCTGTTCTCATCATGTTCCTTAATCAACCGCGATACCTCAGCAATAGGGGCTCCAAACTGAAAATTGCATAG
- the SLC67A2 gene encoding major facilitator superfamily domain-containing protein 9 isoform X1 has translation MENGRPRRPSARPPPPACPGMARPAATSASAGAARPLRLPPGLCVVGFLDFFGVSMVVPLLSLHIKSLGASPTVAGVVGSLYGLLQLFSSTLVGSWSDTVGRPHCLLSCILFSAVGYFVLGMSTNVFLFAVARIIVGIFKHTHSVSKVLISDLVSERERLLVLGHFNAASNFGFILGPMVGGYLTELEDGFHLTAFICASIFILNAGLCWMLLSYEENVPGNKGVSSQEARSSPSAEAKQSLPIRSSISHEAVKCHIVSRSSWTAVVSVLKNLGSIANSDLWDIFLVRLLMSISVMLYHSNFVLALEERFGMKPKLTGYLISYSSTLGVVAGFLLGPIARLYQHNNYAILFRSTILTSSLLMLYSVSASVWTVILSSTILAFSTTVGRTCMTDLELSLGGSQASGMLLGIGQSVSAVGRIVAPILSGIAQEFSPCGPPSLGVVLGSVAVLIMFLNQPRYLSNRGSKLKIA, from the exons ATGGAGAATGGGCGCCCCAGGAGGCCCTCGGCGCGGCCGCCCCCTCCTGCCTGTCCCGGGATGGCGAGGCCCGCGGCGACGTCGGCCAGCGCCGGGGCGGCCCGGCCCCTTCGCCTGCCGCCGGGGCTGTGCGTGGTGGGCTTCCTG GATTTCTTTGGCGTCAGCATGGTTGTCCCCTTATTAAGCCTTCACATCAAGTCTTTGGGAGCAAGCCCAACCGTGGCAGGAGTGGTAG GGTCTTTATATGGACTGCTGCAGCTCTTTTCCAGCACCTTGGTG GGATCTTGGAGTGATACAGTCGGAAGACCACATTGTctactttcctgcattctgttcaGTGCAGTGGGTTATTTTGTCCTCGGCATGTCCACAAACGTGTTTCTATTTGCTGTTGCCCGGATTATTGTTG gaatttttaaacacacacactctgttTCAAAAGTTCTCATTTCTGACTTGGTTTCCGAGAGAGAGCGCCTTCTCGTCTTAGGACACTTCAACGCAGCCTCGAATTTTGGATTCATTCTTGGACCAATGGTTGGAGGCTACCTTACTGAGCTCGAGGATGGCTTCCACCTGACAGCTTTCATCTGCGCTTCGATTTTCATCCTGAATGCTG GCCTTTGCTGGATGCTGCTATCGTATGAAGAAAACGTTCCAGGTAACAAAGGGGTCAGTAGCCAAGAAGCAAGATCCAGCCCCTCAGCAGAAGCCAAACAAAGCCTGCCGATTAGATCTTCCATATCTCATGAAGCTGTGAAGTGTCATATTGTTAGCAGATCATCTTGGACTGCAGTGGTATCTGTGCTGAAGAATCTTGGCAGCATTGCAAATTCTGATCTGTGGGATATTTTTCTTGTGCGACTACTGATGTCCATTTCAGTCATGCTGTACCACAGCAACTTTGTCTTGGCACTCGAAGAAAGATTTGGGATGAAGCCCAAGCTCACTGGATACCTCATAAGCTACAGCAGCACGCTGGGAGTAGTGGCTGGCTTCCTGCTTGGACCAATCGCAAGGCTGTATCAGCACAATAACTATGCCATTTTATTCCGATCCACCATCCTCACTTCATCCTTGCTAATGCTGTATTCTGTATCTGCCAGTGTATGGACGGTgatcctgtcctccaccattctgGCGTTTTCAACTACTGTTGGACGTACTTGCATGACTGACCTTGAGTTGAGTCTGGGCGGGAGCCAGGCCAGTGGCATGCTCCTGGGCATTGGTCAATCTGTGTCAGCTGTGGGCCGCATAGTGGCCCCTATTCTCTCAGGGATTGCCCAGGAGTTCAGCCCGTGTGGACCCCCCAGTCTTGGGGTTGTGTTGGGGTCTGTTGCTGTTCTCATCATGTTCCTTAATCAACCGCGATACCTCAGCAATAGGGGCTCCAAACTGAAAATTGCATAG
- the SLC67A2 gene encoding major facilitator superfamily domain-containing protein 9 isoform X5, translated as MVVPLLSLHIKSLGASPTVAGVGLYMDCCSSFPAPWWDLGVIQSEDHIVYFPAFCSVQWVILSSACPQTCFYLLLPGLLLRERLLVLGHFNAASNFGFILGPMVGGYLTELEDGFHLTAFICASIFILNAGLCWMLLSYEENVPGNKGVSSQEARSSPSAEAKQSLPIRSSISHEAVKCHIVSRSSWTAVVSVLKNLGSIANSDLWDIFLVRLLMSISVMLYHSNFVLALEERFGMKPKLTGYLISYSSTLGVVAGFLLGPIARLYQHNNYAILFRSTILTSSLLMLYSVSASVWTVILSSTILAFSTTVGRTCMTDLELSLGGSQASGMLLGIGQSVSAVGRIVAPILSGIAQEFSPCGPPSLGVVLGSVAVLIMFLNQPRYLSNRGSKLKIA; from the exons ATGGTTGTCCCCTTATTAAGCCTTCACATCAAGTCTTTGGGAGCAAGCCCAACCGTGGCAGGAGTG GGTCTTTATATGGACTGCTGCAGCTCTTTTCCAGCACCTTGGTG GGATCTTGGAGTGATACAGTCGGAAGACCACATTGTctactttcctgcattctgttcaGTGCAGTGGGTTATTTTGTCCTCGGCATGTCCACAAACGTGTTTCTATTTGCTGTTGCCCGGATTATTGTTG AGAGAGCGCCTTCTCGTCTTAGGACACTTCAACGCAGCCTCGAATTTTGGATTCATTCTTGGACCAATGGTTGGAGGCTACCTTACTGAGCTCGAGGATGGCTTCCACCTGACAGCTTTCATCTGCGCTTCGATTTTCATCCTGAATGCTG GCCTTTGCTGGATGCTGCTATCGTATGAAGAAAACGTTCCAGGTAACAAAGGGGTCAGTAGCCAAGAAGCAAGATCCAGCCCCTCAGCAGAAGCCAAACAAAGCCTGCCGATTAGATCTTCCATATCTCATGAAGCTGTGAAGTGTCATATTGTTAGCAGATCATCTTGGACTGCAGTGGTATCTGTGCTGAAGAATCTTGGCAGCATTGCAAATTCTGATCTGTGGGATATTTTTCTTGTGCGACTACTGATGTCCATTTCAGTCATGCTGTACCACAGCAACTTTGTCTTGGCACTCGAAGAAAGATTTGGGATGAAGCCCAAGCTCACTGGATACCTCATAAGCTACAGCAGCACGCTGGGAGTAGTGGCTGGCTTCCTGCTTGGACCAATCGCAAGGCTGTATCAGCACAATAACTATGCCATTTTATTCCGATCCACCATCCTCACTTCATCCTTGCTAATGCTGTATTCTGTATCTGCCAGTGTATGGACGGTgatcctgtcctccaccattctgGCGTTTTCAACTACTGTTGGACGTACTTGCATGACTGACCTTGAGTTGAGTCTGGGCGGGAGCCAGGCCAGTGGCATGCTCCTGGGCATTGGTCAATCTGTGTCAGCTGTGGGCCGCATAGTGGCCCCTATTCTCTCAGGGATTGCCCAGGAGTTCAGCCCGTGTGGACCCCCCAGTCTTGGGGTTGTGTTGGGGTCTGTTGCTGTTCTCATCATGTTCCTTAATCAACCGCGATACCTCAGCAATAGGGGCTCCAAACTGAAAATTGCATAG
- the SLC67A2 gene encoding major facilitator superfamily domain-containing protein 9 isoform X4, translating to MVVPLLSLHIKSLGASPTVAGVVGSLYGLLQLFSSTLVGSWSDTVGRPHCLLSCILFSAVGYFVLGMSTNVFLFAVARIIVGIFKHTHSVSKVLISDLVSERERLLVLGHFNAASNFGFILGPMVGGYLTELEDGFHLTAFICASIFILNAGLCWMLLSYEENVPGNKGVSSQEARSSPSAEAKQSLPIRSSISHEAVKCHIVSRSSWTAVVSVLKNLGSIANSDLWDIFLVRLLMSISVMLYHSNFVLALEERFGMKPKLTGYLISYSSTLGVVAGFLLGPIARLYQHNNYAILFRSTILTSSLLMLYSVSASVWTVILSSTILAFSTTVGRTCMTDLELSLGGSQASGMLLGIGQSVSAVGRIVAPILSGIAQEFSPCGPPSLGVVLGSVAVLIMFLNQPRYLSNRGSKLKIA from the exons ATGGTTGTCCCCTTATTAAGCCTTCACATCAAGTCTTTGGGAGCAAGCCCAACCGTGGCAGGAGTGGTAG GGTCTTTATATGGACTGCTGCAGCTCTTTTCCAGCACCTTGGTG GGATCTTGGAGTGATACAGTCGGAAGACCACATTGTctactttcctgcattctgttcaGTGCAGTGGGTTATTTTGTCCTCGGCATGTCCACAAACGTGTTTCTATTTGCTGTTGCCCGGATTATTGTTG gaatttttaaacacacacactctgttTCAAAAGTTCTCATTTCTGACTTGGTTTCCGAGAGAGAGCGCCTTCTCGTCTTAGGACACTTCAACGCAGCCTCGAATTTTGGATTCATTCTTGGACCAATGGTTGGAGGCTACCTTACTGAGCTCGAGGATGGCTTCCACCTGACAGCTTTCATCTGCGCTTCGATTTTCATCCTGAATGCTG GCCTTTGCTGGATGCTGCTATCGTATGAAGAAAACGTTCCAGGTAACAAAGGGGTCAGTAGCCAAGAAGCAAGATCCAGCCCCTCAGCAGAAGCCAAACAAAGCCTGCCGATTAGATCTTCCATATCTCATGAAGCTGTGAAGTGTCATATTGTTAGCAGATCATCTTGGACTGCAGTGGTATCTGTGCTGAAGAATCTTGGCAGCATTGCAAATTCTGATCTGTGGGATATTTTTCTTGTGCGACTACTGATGTCCATTTCAGTCATGCTGTACCACAGCAACTTTGTCTTGGCACTCGAAGAAAGATTTGGGATGAAGCCCAAGCTCACTGGATACCTCATAAGCTACAGCAGCACGCTGGGAGTAGTGGCTGGCTTCCTGCTTGGACCAATCGCAAGGCTGTATCAGCACAATAACTATGCCATTTTATTCCGATCCACCATCCTCACTTCATCCTTGCTAATGCTGTATTCTGTATCTGCCAGTGTATGGACGGTgatcctgtcctccaccattctgGCGTTTTCAACTACTGTTGGACGTACTTGCATGACTGACCTTGAGTTGAGTCTGGGCGGGAGCCAGGCCAGTGGCATGCTCCTGGGCATTGGTCAATCTGTGTCAGCTGTGGGCCGCATAGTGGCCCCTATTCTCTCAGGGATTGCCCAGGAGTTCAGCCCGTGTGGACCCCCCAGTCTTGGGGTTGTGTTGGGGTCTGTTGCTGTTCTCATCATGTTCCTTAATCAACCGCGATACCTCAGCAATAGGGGCTCCAAACTGAAAATTGCATAG
- the SLC67A2 gene encoding major facilitator superfamily domain-containing protein 9 isoform X3, whose product MSSTLCLGCLDPRKDFFGVSMVVPLLSLHIKSLGASPTVAGVVGSLYGLLQLFSSTLVGSWSDTVGRPHCLLSCILFSAVGYFVLGMSTNVFLFAVARIIVGIFKHTHSVSKVLISDLVSERERLLVLGHFNAASNFGFILGPMVGGYLTELEDGFHLTAFICASIFILNAGLCWMLLSYEENVPGNKGVSSQEARSSPSAEAKQSLPIRSSISHEAVKCHIVSRSSWTAVVSVLKNLGSIANSDLWDIFLVRLLMSISVMLYHSNFVLALEERFGMKPKLTGYLISYSSTLGVVAGFLLGPIARLYQHNNYAILFRSTILTSSLLMLYSVSASVWTVILSSTILAFSTTVGRTCMTDLELSLGGSQASGMLLGIGQSVSAVGRIVAPILSGIAQEFSPCGPPSLGVVLGSVAVLIMFLNQPRYLSNRGSKLKIA is encoded by the exons atgtcgtcaaccctgtgtctgggctgcttggatccaagaaag GATTTCTTTGGCGTCAGCATGGTTGTCCCCTTATTAAGCCTTCACATCAAGTCTTTGGGAGCAAGCCCAACCGTGGCAGGAGTGGTAG GGTCTTTATATGGACTGCTGCAGCTCTTTTCCAGCACCTTGGTG GGATCTTGGAGTGATACAGTCGGAAGACCACATTGTctactttcctgcattctgttcaGTGCAGTGGGTTATTTTGTCCTCGGCATGTCCACAAACGTGTTTCTATTTGCTGTTGCCCGGATTATTGTTG gaatttttaaacacacacactctgttTCAAAAGTTCTCATTTCTGACTTGGTTTCCGAGAGAGAGCGCCTTCTCGTCTTAGGACACTTCAACGCAGCCTCGAATTTTGGATTCATTCTTGGACCAATGGTTGGAGGCTACCTTACTGAGCTCGAGGATGGCTTCCACCTGACAGCTTTCATCTGCGCTTCGATTTTCATCCTGAATGCTG GCCTTTGCTGGATGCTGCTATCGTATGAAGAAAACGTTCCAGGTAACAAAGGGGTCAGTAGCCAAGAAGCAAGATCCAGCCCCTCAGCAGAAGCCAAACAAAGCCTGCCGATTAGATCTTCCATATCTCATGAAGCTGTGAAGTGTCATATTGTTAGCAGATCATCTTGGACTGCAGTGGTATCTGTGCTGAAGAATCTTGGCAGCATTGCAAATTCTGATCTGTGGGATATTTTTCTTGTGCGACTACTGATGTCCATTTCAGTCATGCTGTACCACAGCAACTTTGTCTTGGCACTCGAAGAAAGATTTGGGATGAAGCCCAAGCTCACTGGATACCTCATAAGCTACAGCAGCACGCTGGGAGTAGTGGCTGGCTTCCTGCTTGGACCAATCGCAAGGCTGTATCAGCACAATAACTATGCCATTTTATTCCGATCCACCATCCTCACTTCATCCTTGCTAATGCTGTATTCTGTATCTGCCAGTGTATGGACGGTgatcctgtcctccaccattctgGCGTTTTCAACTACTGTTGGACGTACTTGCATGACTGACCTTGAGTTGAGTCTGGGCGGGAGCCAGGCCAGTGGCATGCTCCTGGGCATTGGTCAATCTGTGTCAGCTGTGGGCCGCATAGTGGCCCCTATTCTCTCAGGGATTGCCCAGGAGTTCAGCCCGTGTGGACCCCCCAGTCTTGGGGTTGTGTTGGGGTCTGTTGCTGTTCTCATCATGTTCCTTAATCAACCGCGATACCTCAGCAATAGGGGCTCCAAACTGAAAATTGCATAG